In one window of Zhihengliuella sp. ISTPL4 DNA:
- a CDS encoding S8 family peptidase translates to MGRTPLRIAAATTLATLFIASTATAGYAATGEVTHPVPVAGTPGHYIVVMKADPLASYEGDIKGLKATKPAEGEQLETQSQDSQRYVKHLKSEQKSLINDVGVTPDTTYQVVLNGFSADLSGEQVDQLRASKDVLGVYPDEIRHPDAQTSTDYLGLGDDRKGRGGVWQQTGGVKKAGEGVVVGVIDTGIAPEHPSFEGKKLKQQKKQNSRHKGSEPYTDGTYVYFDKSDGGQFRGAMVEGQDWDERDYSSKLIGGQYFFAGAQAAGFDFQHDYLSPRDGDGHGSHTASTAAGNFGVEAGIEGVDFGTVSGVAPGAKVAAYKACYVGPDTSVTTDDICALSDLVAAIDQAVADGVDVINYSIGGGAASTVMAPEDLAFLSAAAAGVFVATSAGNDGPDPVTADHASPWYTTVAASTIPTWEGTVQFDGFEQAGASVTVPFGESVSGPSIAAADAAAPGAADAQLCLPGTLDPARVAGHIVVCDRGGNARAEKSQVVKDAGGIGMVLVNVPGGADSLDNDFHAVPTVHLNAVHRAAVLAYVQGGVDRPITLVGENTTGVTTPTPQIAGFSSRGPVLADGNDVLKPDIAAPGVAILAATHNGPGEEPTFGILSGTSMASPHIAGLGALYLGEHPRATPGEIRSALMTTAYDTVLPDGSKNTNPFEQGAGQVDATRFLNPGLLYLNGFRDWAAFLDGKGLSDFPGIDPIDGSDLNQASISIGSLASAQTVTRSVTSTEKGVFTAKASVPGVNVTVTPSQLAFDKPGQTKTFTVTFDSTTAPVEQWATGSLTWTSTKNTVRSPIAVFPVTADAPAEVTGTGVDGSTTVDITPGVDGDLALGVSGLTPFQLLSDPDNPVEGHSGNENSGDANKDVSWIVDVPEGATLSRFDLDSSDDDGSDLDLTVYRVVSPDDLRYYERWQSATGSADEQVTIPAPTAGTYLVVANVYATTGPMTWDMTYANVLPGDEGSFTATPNPIPAVRGEKTSYELSWTGLTAGTRYLGLVQYGASAVRTVVTVTAPADAAPAPTPTPTPEPTPEPTPTPEPTPTPEPTPTPEPTPTPEPTPEPTQPPETDAPG, encoded by the coding sequence ATGGGTCGAACACCCCTTCGGATCGCAGCAGCCACCACCCTGGCCACGCTGTTCATCGCATCGACGGCAACCGCAGGCTACGCAGCGACCGGGGAGGTGACACACCCCGTTCCGGTCGCCGGCACCCCCGGGCACTACATCGTGGTCATGAAGGCCGACCCGCTCGCCAGCTACGAAGGCGACATCAAGGGCCTCAAGGCGACGAAGCCGGCCGAGGGCGAGCAGCTCGAGACGCAGTCGCAGGACTCGCAGCGCTACGTCAAGCACCTCAAGTCGGAACAAAAGAGCCTCATCAACGACGTCGGCGTCACGCCGGACACGACCTACCAGGTCGTGCTCAACGGCTTCAGCGCCGACCTCTCCGGCGAGCAGGTCGATCAGCTCCGCGCCTCGAAGGATGTCCTCGGGGTGTACCCCGATGAGATCCGGCACCCCGATGCGCAGACCTCCACGGACTACCTCGGCCTCGGTGACGACCGCAAGGGCCGCGGCGGGGTGTGGCAGCAGACCGGAGGCGTGAAGAAGGCCGGCGAGGGCGTCGTGGTGGGCGTGATCGACACCGGCATCGCCCCCGAGCACCCGTCCTTCGAGGGCAAGAAGCTCAAGCAGCAGAAGAAGCAGAACAGCCGGCACAAGGGCTCGGAGCCCTACACCGACGGCACCTACGTGTACTTCGACAAGTCCGACGGCGGACAGTTCCGTGGCGCGATGGTCGAGGGCCAGGACTGGGACGAGCGCGACTACTCGTCGAAGCTCATCGGCGGGCAGTACTTCTTCGCGGGAGCTCAGGCGGCTGGCTTCGACTTCCAGCACGATTACCTCTCGCCGCGCGATGGCGACGGCCACGGTTCGCACACGGCGAGCACCGCGGCGGGGAACTTCGGAGTGGAGGCCGGGATCGAGGGCGTCGACTTCGGAACCGTCTCGGGCGTGGCACCGGGGGCGAAGGTCGCCGCGTACAAGGCCTGCTACGTCGGGCCGGACACGAGCGTGACCACAGATGACATCTGCGCGCTGAGCGACCTCGTCGCCGCGATCGACCAGGCCGTCGCCGACGGCGTCGACGTGATCAACTACTCGATCGGCGGCGGCGCCGCGAGCACGGTGATGGCCCCGGAAGACCTCGCGTTCCTCAGCGCTGCAGCCGCGGGCGTCTTCGTCGCGACCAGCGCTGGCAACGACGGCCCCGATCCCGTCACCGCCGACCACGCCTCGCCGTGGTACACCACCGTCGCCGCCTCCACCATCCCGACGTGGGAAGGCACCGTGCAGTTCGACGGCTTCGAGCAGGCCGGCGCCTCGGTGACCGTTCCGTTCGGCGAGAGCGTCTCCGGACCCTCCATCGCCGCCGCGGATGCTGCGGCGCCCGGTGCGGCGGATGCGCAGCTGTGCCTGCCGGGTACCCTCGACCCGGCGAGGGTCGCCGGACACATCGTGGTCTGCGACCGCGGCGGCAACGCCCGCGCGGAGAAGTCCCAGGTCGTGAAGGACGCCGGGGGCATCGGCATGGTCCTGGTGAACGTGCCCGGCGGTGCGGACTCGCTCGACAACGACTTCCACGCGGTGCCGACCGTGCACCTGAACGCCGTGCACCGTGCGGCCGTGCTCGCCTACGTGCAGGGCGGTGTCGATCGGCCGATCACCCTCGTCGGCGAGAACACCACCGGAGTGACCACGCCGACCCCGCAGATCGCGGGCTTCTCGAGCCGCGGACCGGTCCTCGCCGACGGCAACGACGTCCTCAAGCCGGACATCGCCGCACCGGGAGTCGCGATCCTCGCCGCCACGCACAACGGTCCGGGCGAAGAGCCGACCTTCGGCATCCTCTCCGGGACGTCGATGGCCTCACCGCACATCGCGGGCCTCGGTGCGCTGTACCTCGGGGAGCACCCGCGGGCGACCCCGGGCGAGATCCGGTCGGCCCTGATGACCACCGCGTACGACACCGTGCTCCCGGACGGCTCGAAGAACACGAACCCCTTCGAGCAGGGCGCGGGGCAGGTGGACGCGACGCGGTTCCTGAACCCCGGTCTGCTGTACCTGAACGGCTTCAGGGACTGGGCGGCCTTCCTCGACGGGAAGGGACTGTCGGACTTCCCCGGCATCGACCCCATCGACGGCAGCGACCTGAACCAGGCATCGATCTCGATCGGGTCCCTGGCCAGCGCGCAGACCGTCACCCGCTCGGTCACCTCGACCGAGAAGGGCGTGTTCACGGCGAAGGCCTCCGTCCCGGGCGTGAACGTCACCGTCACGCCGTCTCAGCTCGCCTTCGACAAGCCGGGGCAGACGAAGACCTTCACGGTCACGTTCGACAGCACCACCGCGCCGGTCGAGCAGTGGGCCACGGGTTCGCTCACCTGGACGAGCACGAAGAACACGGTGCGCTCGCCGATCGCGGTGTTCCCGGTCACGGCGGATGCCCCGGCCGAGGTCACCGGCACCGGCGTCGACGGCAGCACGACGGTGGACATCACCCCCGGCGTCGACGGTGATCTGGCGCTGGGCGTCTCGGGCCTGACCCCGTTCCAGCTGCTCAGCGACCCGGACAACCCGGTCGAGGGGCACTCCGGGAACGAGAACTCGGGCGACGCGAACAAGGACGTCTCCTGGATCGTCGACGTGCCGGAGGGCGCCACGCTCTCGCGGTTCGACCTCGACTCCTCCGACGACGACGGCAGCGATCTCGACCTCACCGTCTACCGGGTCGTGAGCCCCGACGACCTGCGCTACTACGAGCGCTGGCAGTCGGCGACGGGCTCGGCCGACGAGCAGGTCACGATCCCCGCACCGACCGCGGGCACGTATCTGGTCGTGGCGAACGTGTACGCGACCACCGGACCGATGACGTGGGACATGACCTACGCCAACGTGCTCCCGGGTGACGAGGGCTCGTTCACCGCGACGCCGAACCCGATCCCCGCGGTCCGGGGGGAAAAGACGAGCTACGAGCTGAGCTGGACCGGCCTGACCGCCGGCACCCGCTACCTCGGACTCGTCCAGTACGGCGCCTCGGCCGTTCGCACCGTGGTGACCGTCACCGCGCCGGCGGACGCGGCCCCGGCGCCCACGCCGACTCCGACGCCGGAGCCGACCCCGGAGCCGACTCCGACCCCGGAGCCGACTCCGACCCCGGAGCCGACGCCGACCCCGGAGCCGACGCCGACCCCGGAGCCGACGCCGGAGCCGACCCAGCCCCCGGAGACCGACGCCCCGGGGTGA
- a CDS encoding ECF transporter S component, with translation MARTSVLSTRVLLICAAIGVATGILGGIAGWVTPLLLASPLLFLYGLVLGSHVLPGIIAQEVLRLPFVALITHVFAALIASAFNPAWSLRFIGTALLFGLIQEGVAALTRYRSWGAWRFFVSALLIGVVVAVAVFFAANLAVLPLWAQLLYLTISVLGPVAWTAVGLAIGSSLRKAGVARR, from the coding sequence GTGGCTCGAACCTCCGTCCTCTCGACCAGAGTGCTGCTGATCTGCGCAGCGATCGGCGTCGCGACGGGCATCCTCGGCGGTATCGCCGGCTGGGTCACTCCCCTCCTCTTGGCCAGTCCGCTGCTGTTCCTCTACGGCCTCGTGCTGGGCTCGCACGTCCTGCCGGGCATCATCGCGCAGGAGGTGCTGCGTCTGCCGTTCGTGGCGCTCATCACGCACGTGTTCGCCGCGCTCATCGCGAGCGCCTTCAACCCGGCGTGGTCGCTGCGGTTCATCGGCACGGCGCTGCTGTTCGGCCTCATCCAGGAGGGTGTCGCCGCCCTCACCCGCTACCGCTCCTGGGGCGCCTGGCGTTTCTTCGTGTCGGCCCTGTTGATCGGCGTGGTCGTGGCGGTCGCCGTGTTCTTCGCCGCGAACCTCGCGGTGCTGCCGCTGTGGGCCCAGCTGCTGTACCTGACGATCTCCGTGCTGGGTCCGGTGGCCTGGACGGCGGTCGGCCTCGCCATCGGCTCCTCGCTGCGCAAGGCGGGCGTCGCTCGCCGCTGA
- a CDS encoding ABC transporter ATP-binding protein — protein MRPSAPLLRVRELTLTHADAVHPSPRDVTFDLHPGEVVLLLGPSGSGKSTLTLALNGLIPHALPASMAGSVEAGGVDTVTAHTATLSTHVAMVFQDPDAQIVTGAVYDEVAFGPENLLLPLHSVRARVEDALRRVGLWERRDDNPDHLSGGGRQRLAIACALAMGSPLIVLDEPTANLDPQGIDDVYAALTDVVAAGDRAILLVEHNLDAAMRFVTRTIVLDREGRVVFDGPAAEIIRAHADELMAMGVWLPAATLAALRLRDRGIVLDPLPLTPEALAATLPPGPARASSILPDGPPSVDRQPIIRARDLTVTRRRTEILHGVDVDIAPGSLTAIIGANGAGKTTLIQALAGVVPPPKGRISVDGIDPGTASPRDLAARIGFVFQNPEHQFIAATVFDELAHGLRLRHVPDDEVSARVTEMLERFGLTHKADVHPFLLSGGEKRRLSVGTALIARPSVLALDEPTFGQDRARAAELLDLLAGLRADGTTVVIVTHDLQLVADHATDTVVLAEGRVRAAGPTAAVFADPAILPSAGLRVPALQRVLAAAGWEVTP, from the coding sequence GTGCGCCCATCCGCACCCCTCCTCCGCGTGCGCGAGCTGACCCTCACCCACGCGGACGCCGTGCACCCGTCCCCGCGTGACGTGACCTTCGACCTTCACCCCGGCGAGGTCGTCCTGCTGCTCGGCCCTTCCGGCTCCGGGAAGTCGACGCTCACCCTCGCGCTCAACGGCCTCATCCCCCACGCGCTTCCGGCGTCGATGGCGGGCTCCGTCGAGGCCGGCGGGGTCGACACCGTCACCGCGCACACCGCGACGCTCAGCACGCATGTCGCCATGGTCTTCCAGGACCCGGATGCGCAGATCGTCACGGGGGCGGTCTACGACGAGGTGGCTTTCGGGCCCGAGAACCTTCTGCTCCCGCTCCACTCGGTGCGCGCCCGCGTGGAGGACGCTCTGCGTCGCGTCGGTCTCTGGGAGCGCCGCGACGACAACCCCGATCACCTGTCCGGCGGTGGGCGCCAGCGTCTCGCGATCGCCTGCGCGCTCGCTATGGGCTCTCCGCTCATCGTGCTGGACGAGCCGACCGCGAACCTCGACCCGCAGGGCATCGACGACGTGTACGCGGCGCTGACCGACGTCGTGGCGGCGGGAGACCGGGCCATCCTCCTCGTCGAACACAACCTCGATGCGGCGATGCGTTTCGTCACCCGCACCATCGTGCTCGACCGCGAGGGTCGGGTGGTCTTCGACGGTCCGGCCGCGGAGATCATCCGCGCGCATGCCGACGAGCTCATGGCGATGGGGGTCTGGCTGCCCGCCGCGACGCTCGCCGCGCTCCGCCTCCGCGACCGGGGGATCGTCCTCGATCCGCTGCCGCTGACGCCGGAAGCGCTGGCCGCCACCCTGCCTCCAGGTCCGGCCCGCGCGTCCTCGATCCTCCCCGACGGCCCTCCCTCCGTCGACCGGCAGCCGATCATCCGGGCGCGGGACCTCACCGTCACGCGGCGCCGCACCGAGATCCTGCACGGGGTCGACGTCGACATCGCTCCCGGGAGTCTCACCGCGATCATCGGGGCCAACGGCGCGGGCAAGACGACACTGATCCAGGCCCTCGCGGGGGTCGTGCCGCCGCCGAAGGGCCGGATCTCCGTCGACGGCATCGACCCGGGCACCGCCTCCCCTCGGGACCTCGCGGCGCGCATCGGCTTCGTGTTCCAGAACCCGGAGCACCAGTTCATCGCCGCCACCGTGTTCGACGAGCTCGCCCACGGGCTCCGGCTGCGCCATGTACCGGACGACGAGGTGAGCGCGCGCGTCACGGAGATGCTCGAGCGGTTCGGGCTGACGCACAAGGCCGACGTGCACCCCTTCCTCCTCTCCGGCGGCGAGAAGCGACGGCTCTCGGTCGGCACCGCTCTCATCGCCCGCCCCTCCGTCCTCGCCCTCGACGAGCCCACTTTCGGTCAGGACCGCGCCAGGGCCGCCGAGCTCCTCGACCTGCTGGCGGGTCTCCGCGCGGACGGCACGACCGTCGTCATCGTCACCCACGACCTGCAGCTCGTCGCCGACCACGCGACGGACACCGTCGTCCTCGCCGAGGGGCGGGTCCGCGCCGCTGGTCCGACGGCGGCGGTTTTCGCGGACCCCGCGATCCTCCCCTCCGCCGGGTTGCGCGTCCCCGCCCTTCAGCGGGTGCTCGCGGCGGCCGGGTGGGAGGTGACGCCATGA
- a CDS encoding energy-coupling factor transporter transmembrane component T, giving the protein MTLTTLDPYAPLTATSRRQFLYSLNPLAKVAGFAPAMLLLVFVRDLATPAAFLVLAYALILVGARVTGRLLAMLLLGLPVGVVAIGVGFSLWVDAALVAGTAPIVAIGDWTLYSGALVIGFATALRLGSIVALALVGGLTTSGSDLVRASVQQLRVPYRIGYTALAAFRFVPRFGHELSVIRAAHRVRGYHGGRGPFARIARGWGYIVPLLAGAIRHAERVALAMDSRAFGAHPTRTERHLVPFRARDTVFTVAMLAVSAAIFVVFFPWQLP; this is encoded by the coding sequence ATGACGCTGACCACCCTCGATCCGTATGCGCCGCTGACGGCGACATCGCGGCGGCAGTTCCTCTACAGTCTCAATCCGCTGGCGAAGGTCGCCGGCTTCGCTCCCGCGATGCTGCTCCTCGTCTTCGTGCGCGATCTGGCCACCCCGGCTGCCTTCCTCGTGCTCGCGTACGCCCTCATCCTCGTGGGCGCGCGCGTGACGGGACGACTCCTCGCGATGCTCCTCCTCGGGCTCCCCGTGGGCGTGGTCGCGATCGGGGTGGGCTTCTCGCTGTGGGTCGACGCAGCCCTCGTCGCCGGCACCGCCCCGATTGTCGCGATCGGCGACTGGACCCTCTACAGCGGCGCGCTCGTCATCGGATTCGCCACGGCGCTCCGGCTGGGGTCCATCGTCGCACTCGCCCTCGTCGGCGGCCTCACCACCAGCGGCTCCGACCTCGTGCGCGCCAGCGTGCAGCAGCTGCGCGTCCCGTATCGCATCGGCTACACGGCACTGGCGGCGTTCCGCTTCGTTCCCCGGTTCGGCCACGAGCTGAGCGTGATCCGAGCCGCACATCGGGTGCGCGGTTACCACGGCGGCCGCGGCCCGTTCGCGCGGATCGCGCGCGGCTGGGGGTACATCGTGCCGCTGCTCGCCGGCGCGATCCGGCACGCCGAGCGCGTGGCACTCGCGATGGACTCCCGCGCGTTCGGCGCGCACCCGACGCGGACCGAACGCCACCTCGTGCCGTTCCGGGCGAGGGACACGGTCTTCACCGTCGCCATGCTCGCCGTGTCCGCCGCGATCTTCGTCGTCTTCTTCCCCTGGCAGCTCCCCTGA
- a CDS encoding siderophore-interacting protein has protein sequence MAFSKMVKPETAELLHLTVLRTERLAPHWMRVTLGGGEIDRFRPMGYDQWFRLFLPIGGEAGLERVPAKANRMFGYLKFLRIPDGERPVMRNYTVRAFRPATPEGGAELDVDFVLHGSAADGTAGPASRWAETCAPGEHVLIIDEGLTFNPERGTDRVVLVGDETALPAIASISASLPADASGTAIIEVPSAEDALEFPHPPGLEVVWIVRPHEIPPGVLSLDTLGRTALPDAPFHAYAAGEQALASGVRKQLVGERGVDKNAVSFCGYWKIGAASPASKAAREAAAEPLA, from the coding sequence ATGGCATTCAGCAAGATGGTCAAGCCGGAGACGGCCGAGCTCCTCCACCTCACCGTGCTCCGCACCGAACGGCTCGCGCCGCACTGGATGCGGGTGACTCTCGGCGGCGGGGAGATCGACCGCTTCCGGCCGATGGGATACGACCAGTGGTTCCGGCTGTTCCTGCCGATCGGCGGCGAAGCGGGGCTGGAGCGCGTGCCCGCCAAGGCGAACCGGATGTTCGGGTATCTGAAGTTCCTCCGCATCCCCGACGGCGAGCGCCCGGTGATGCGCAACTACACCGTCCGCGCGTTCCGGCCGGCCACGCCCGAGGGCGGCGCCGAGCTCGACGTCGACTTCGTGCTGCACGGCTCCGCGGCCGACGGCACGGCCGGACCGGCGTCCCGGTGGGCGGAGACCTGCGCGCCCGGCGAGCACGTGCTGATCATCGACGAGGGCCTGACGTTCAACCCCGAGCGGGGCACCGATCGGGTCGTTCTCGTCGGCGACGAGACAGCCCTCCCCGCGATCGCGTCGATCAGCGCCTCCCTGCCGGCCGACGCCTCGGGCACGGCGATCATCGAGGTCCCGTCGGCGGAGGACGCCCTGGAGTTCCCGCACCCGCCGGGGCTCGAGGTGGTCTGGATCGTGCGGCCTCACGAGATCCCGCCAGGGGTCCTCAGTCTCGACACCCTCGGCCGGACGGCGCTCCCCGACGCTCCTTTCCACGCCTATGCGGCGGGCGAGCAGGCACTGGCCTCGGGCGTCCGCAAGCAGCTCGTCGGCGAGCGCGGTGTCGACAAGAACGCCGTGAGCTTCTGCGGCTATTGGAAGATCGGCGCCGCCTCCCCCGCCTCGAAGGCCGCTCGCGAGGCCGCCGCGGAGCCCCTCGCGTGA
- a CDS encoding ECF transporter S component, translating into MSGAETPLGSAPAPAEAPTSRPRRFRFPTAILLTCAALGVAGGLLLAPANWVSTMLFPGLPFVSVALAGLWLLPSVVALRLLRKPLVGILVGLLSGLVIVPFSGYGFGSVATNLWWAAFTELPFLFVMWRYWGTWLHYVGAAVVGVVYPLLTWASFDLGTFPLAVRVLFFALTIASCVAGTALGILIADRLRRAGVGGRR; encoded by the coding sequence GTGAGCGGCGCGGAGACGCCGCTCGGTTCTGCACCCGCCCCTGCGGAGGCTCCGACCTCGCGTCCGCGGCGGTTCCGGTTCCCGACCGCCATCCTGCTGACCTGCGCCGCGCTCGGCGTCGCCGGCGGATTGCTGCTCGCTCCGGCGAACTGGGTCTCGACGATGCTGTTCCCCGGGCTTCCGTTCGTCAGCGTGGCCCTGGCCGGGCTCTGGCTGCTGCCGTCGGTGGTCGCACTGCGCCTGCTGCGGAAGCCTCTCGTCGGGATCCTCGTCGGACTCCTCTCCGGCCTCGTCATCGTGCCCTTCTCGGGCTACGGCTTCGGCAGCGTGGCGACGAACCTGTGGTGGGCGGCTTTCACGGAGCTGCCCTTCCTGTTCGTGATGTGGCGGTACTGGGGCACCTGGCTGCACTACGTGGGTGCTGCCGTCGTGGGCGTCGTGTATCCCCTGCTCACGTGGGCCTCGTTCGACCTCGGCACGTTCCCCCTCGCCGTCCGGGTGCTCTTCTTCGCCCTGACGATCGCCAGCTGTGTCGCCGGCACCGCCCTCGGCATCCTCATCGCCGACCGCCTCCGTCGGGCCGGTGTCGGCGGGCGCCGCTGA
- a CDS encoding acyl-CoA dehydrogenase family protein — protein sequence MERDIYEEDHEAFRDLVKDFVKRHVTHEAIEKWDAAGEVDRDTMRAAGEAGIIGLSVPEEFGGAGMLQDYRFRAIVNEEVIAAGAGSLAGAFGIQDDLAVPYLVHMGTQEQKEKWLPRMATGEVVGALAMTEPGAGSDLRGIKTTAKKVDGGYLVNGAKTFISSGATADLVVTFVKTGEGNRPDAFSLVLIEKGMEGFDNGKKLSKMGFHGHDTAELSFSDVFVPEENLIGGVEGKGFIQLMMNLPLERLSIGVAGAAAAQAAFDWTVAYTKDREAFGERVIDFQNSRFTIADMSATVDALWAFIDRALLAYKDGKLSAEEAAKVKFWATEREWEVLDAGVQLHGGYGYITEYPIARAFLDARVHRIYGGTNEIMREIVGRQIAGKR from the coding sequence ATGGAACGCGACATCTACGAAGAGGATCACGAGGCATTCCGCGACCTCGTCAAGGATTTCGTCAAGCGCCACGTCACGCACGAGGCGATCGAGAAGTGGGACGCCGCCGGCGAGGTGGACCGCGACACGATGCGGGCCGCGGGTGAGGCCGGCATCATCGGGCTCTCGGTGCCGGAGGAGTTCGGCGGCGCCGGGATGCTGCAGGACTACCGCTTCCGCGCGATCGTGAACGAAGAGGTCATCGCGGCCGGAGCGGGATCCCTCGCCGGGGCCTTCGGCATCCAGGACGACCTGGCCGTGCCGTACCTCGTGCACATGGGCACGCAGGAGCAGAAGGAGAAGTGGCTGCCCCGCATGGCCACCGGCGAGGTCGTCGGCGCTCTCGCCATGACCGAGCCCGGTGCCGGCTCCGACCTCCGCGGGATCAAGACCACCGCGAAGAAGGTCGACGGCGGCTACCTCGTCAACGGCGCCAAGACGTTCATCTCGTCGGGCGCGACCGCCGACCTCGTCGTCACGTTCGTGAAGACCGGCGAGGGCAACCGTCCCGACGCGTTCAGCCTCGTCCTCATCGAGAAGGGCATGGAGGGGTTCGACAACGGCAAGAAGCTCTCCAAGATGGGCTTCCACGGTCATGACACCGCCGAGCTGTCGTTCAGCGACGTGTTCGTGCCGGAGGAGAACCTCATCGGCGGCGTCGAGGGCAAGGGCTTCATCCAGCTCATGATGAACCTGCCGCTCGAGCGCCTCTCGATCGGCGTGGCCGGAGCCGCTGCCGCGCAGGCCGCTTTCGACTGGACCGTCGCGTACACCAAGGACCGCGAGGCCTTCGGGGAGCGCGTCATCGACTTCCAGAACAGCCGCTTCACCATCGCGGACATGTCCGCCACGGTCGACGCCCTGTGGGCCTTCATCGATCGCGCGCTGCTGGCCTACAAGGACGGCAAGCTCTCGGCCGAAGAGGCCGCGAAGGTGAAGTTCTGGGCCACCGAGCGTGAGTGGGAGGTGCTGGACGCCGGCGTGCAGCTGCATGGCGGCTACGGCTACATCACGGAGTACCCCATCGCCCGGGCCTTCCTCGACGCCCGCGTGCACCGCATCTACGGCGGCACGAACGAGATCATGCGGGAGATCGTCGGGCGTCAGATCGCCGGCAAGCGCTGA
- a CDS encoding M15 family metallopeptidase: MLSSPYAQHAAPRSPIFGPALPVGLAVTALGVVMSLTGASGTPEASEPLPRPVAVMQVPSVENAATPAADPCADAAVQKAIAAGDDAATVAAFGGGARFRDAVVAGNAPCVSLSDPARLWVVVNKGRPLDPADYEPAGLGQVPLQMTTPSGRVRAEVAEAAGRMADAAAAAGVGRIGANNGYRSYGLQVATYGAHVRDQGQAEADAGSARPGHSEHQTGLALDVVACDAGCGGLDGFGATRQSEWVAAHAWEYGFIVRYEQVGTPVTGYAPEPWHLRYVGAELAAAYHQGGYHTLEEFFGLPAAPDYDH, from the coding sequence ATGCTCTCCTCGCCGTACGCTCAGCATGCGGCGCCGCGCTCCCCGATCTTCGGCCCCGCCCTGCCGGTCGGGCTGGCGGTGACCGCGCTCGGCGTGGTGATGTCCCTGACGGGAGCTTCCGGGACGCCGGAGGCCTCGGAGCCCCTGCCGCGTCCCGTCGCGGTGATGCAGGTGCCGTCGGTGGAGAACGCCGCGACCCCCGCCGCGGACCCCTGCGCGGACGCTGCGGTCCAGAAGGCGATCGCGGCGGGGGACGACGCCGCCACCGTCGCGGCCTTCGGTGGCGGGGCTCGATTCCGCGACGCCGTCGTCGCCGGGAACGCCCCGTGCGTTTCGCTGAGCGATCCCGCGCGGCTCTGGGTGGTGGTGAACAAGGGGCGTCCGCTCGACCCCGCTGACTACGAACCGGCGGGATTGGGTCAGGTGCCGCTGCAGATGACGACGCCGTCCGGCCGCGTGCGCGCGGAGGTGGCCGAGGCTGCCGGGCGCATGGCGGATGCCGCCGCGGCCGCGGGGGTCGGGCGCATCGGGGCGAACAACGGCTACCGCTCGTACGGCCTCCAGGTCGCGACCTACGGCGCCCATGTGCGGGATCAGGGGCAGGCGGAAGCGGATGCCGGCTCCGCGCGACCCGGGCACAGCGAGCATCAGACCGGACTCGCACTCGACGTCGTGGCCTGCGACGCGGGCTGCGGCGGGCTCGACGGCTTCGGCGCTACGCGGCAGAGCGAGTGGGTGGCGGCGCACGCCTGGGAGTACGGATTCATCGTTCGCTACGAGCAGGTGGGCACCCCGGTCACCGGGTACGCGCCGGAACCCTGGCACCTGCGCTACGTCGGCGCGGAGCTCGCGGCCGCGTATCACCAGGGCGGCTATCACACGCTGGAGGAGTTCTTCGGGCTACCGGCGGCGCCCGACTACGACCACTGA